The Halobacillus litoralis genomic interval TACACAAAAAGAACGAGTAGAGGAACTCATTGAGACTCTAGAAAAGGGAGTACATAATTTCGAGTACTCACCAGATCAATTTAAAGCGCTACTCAGGATGAAAGCAATCATGCCTAAGTATTCCTTTAGAAACTTAATGGTTGCTAAGTCGCAATTGCCAAACGCTAGCTGTATTGCAGGATACAAGCATTGGCAAACACTAGGTAGGCAGGTTAAGAAAGGTCAAACTTCCTTGCGTATTTTCAAACCAAAGATCGCAAAGGTGAAAGAAGAGTACGGGGAAGAAGAAGATAAATTGGTTGGATGGGTGACTGTTCCAGTGTTTGACTATTCTCAAACAGAAGGTGACCCACTTCCAATTGACGAGATAAAAATAACTTTGGATGGCGATTGTATGGAGGCTAGGGAAGTCATTTCCTTAGCTGAAAAGGTTGCTGAAAAAGATGGTTGTCCTATTACTTATGGAGATTCCGGAAGTGCATGTGGTTTTTACAACATCA includes:
- a CDS encoding ArdC-like ssDNA-binding domain-containing protein; amino-acid sequence: MKKNGWKKKKGYPTQKERVEELIETLEKGVHNFEYSPDQFKALLRMKAIMPKYSFRNLMVAKSQLPNASCIAGYKHWQTLGRQVKKGQTSLRIFKPKIAKVKEEYGEEEDKLVGWVTVPVFDYSQTEGDPLPIDEIKITLDGDCMEAREVISLAEKVAEKDGCPITYGDSGSACGFYNITEHSITVGEHLSINHRCKTLVHELVHSKVDRYNRDTTAKEREVVAEGTAFVICSYFNLDTSDYSFQYVKSWSKGDDEALLKYGSKICNTAKAIIDEFEDLRDHDTKIEGSKNRSA